One genomic segment of Flagellimonas marinaquae includes these proteins:
- a CDS encoding lysoplasmalogenase, protein MVAKPRKSTVIINLLIIISGVMAMVMEYLEYQSVYRLLKPLTTILVIALLVCVPKANRSIFRKIVVLALSFCLLGDIVLLFPEYFVFGLASFLVAHLLFIWGFVHINGFQRNLSSLVLFLGTGGLIFYWLWPGLGDFLVPVAIYILVICTMAWQGIGLYLKHKGKEFGWIAVAVLCFMFSDTMIAISKFKTAFAYSGIVVLSSYWLSIGLIANAARSLVLRPSE, encoded by the coding sequence GTGGTAGCAAAACCTAGGAAATCCACTGTAATTATAAATCTACTGATCATAATCAGTGGTGTTATGGCCATGGTTATGGAATATTTGGAATATCAATCGGTATATCGATTGTTAAAGCCGCTTACTACGATTTTGGTGATAGCATTACTGGTCTGTGTTCCAAAAGCAAACAGGTCCATATTTAGAAAAATTGTTGTTCTAGCTTTGTCCTTTTGCTTGTTGGGCGATATAGTCTTACTGTTTCCGGAATACTTTGTGTTCGGCCTTGCCTCTTTTTTGGTGGCACACCTGCTATTTATTTGGGGATTTGTACATATAAATGGATTTCAGCGCAATTTGAGTTCTTTAGTACTGTTTTTAGGTACTGGGGGGCTAATTTTTTATTGGCTGTGGCCGGGACTTGGCGATTTTTTGGTTCCGGTCGCGATTTATATTTTGGTAATCTGCACTATGGCATGGCAGGGAATAGGTCTTTATTTAAAACATAAGGGGAAGGAATTTGGTTGGATCGCAGTAGCGGTACTATGTTTTATGTTCTCCGATACCATGATCGCCATCTCCAAGTTCAAGACAGCCTTTGCTTATTCGGGAATCGTTGTGCTCAGTAGCTATTGGCTAAGTATTGGTCTGATTGCAAATGCTGCCAGAAGCCTCGTTTTAAGACCGTCAGAATAA
- a CDS encoding pyridoxal phosphate-dependent aminotransferase, with protein sequence MGTTTNINRRDWIRKSVLTAGGAMALPYMGLAETPKAPLTLDAEGNAIYSPFFKEYLPKPEDLMPELAAKLNANENPYGPSPMAMEAFKNSVSGGNRYAWKELFQLVDKIADFEKVESKNIMMGPGSSDLLEKTAMVFFKDGGNVVSADPSYMSLIRVAESVGATWKPVPLKEDWSHDLKAMEEAIDDQTKLVYICNPNNPTGSMTDHEELVDFCSRVSKKVPVFVDEAYLWFLEDGAKKSMVSLINQGKNVIIARTFSKIHGMAGLRVGYIVALEETLDRLKKITRGGMGITLPSVYGAIAAMDDADFIDKSRTLNAECREYVYSSLKQLGIDSYVPSSTSFIIFPIQMEGKPFLEQMTELKVGVRAFQFMDQNWCRVSMGTMEEMKTFTSALNKVLV encoded by the coding sequence ATGGGAACTACAACTAACATCAACAGACGCGATTGGATAAGAAAAAGCGTTCTCACAGCAGGTGGGGCAATGGCTTTGCCATATATGGGATTGGCCGAAACTCCTAAAGCTCCATTGACCTTGGATGCCGAAGGAAACGCAATATATAGTCCGTTCTTTAAAGAATATTTGCCAAAACCTGAAGATTTAATGCCAGAATTGGCTGCAAAGTTAAATGCAAACGAAAATCCATACGGGCCATCTCCAATGGCCATGGAGGCATTTAAAAACTCCGTTTCCGGCGGTAACAGATATGCTTGGAAAGAACTATTTCAGTTGGTCGACAAAATAGCCGACTTTGAAAAAGTTGAGAGCAAAAACATTATGATGGGGCCAGGGTCGTCCGACCTTTTGGAAAAGACTGCCATGGTTTTCTTTAAAGATGGTGGCAATGTTGTTTCCGCCGATCCTTCTTACATGTCCTTGATCAGAGTGGCCGAATCCGTGGGAGCAACTTGGAAACCTGTTCCACTAAAAGAGGATTGGTCCCACGACCTCAAAGCAATGGAAGAAGCTATCGACGACCAAACAAAACTGGTCTATATCTGTAACCCGAACAACCCCACCGGTTCTATGACCGATCATGAAGAGTTGGTTGACTTTTGTTCACGCGTATCGAAAAAAGTACCCGTTTTTGTAGATGAAGCCTATTTATGGTTCTTGGAAGATGGTGCCAAAAAAAGTATGGTGTCCTTAATAAACCAAGGAAAAAATGTTATAATCGCAAGGACATTTTCCAAAATACATGGTATGGCAGGACTTCGGGTAGGCTATATCGTAGCTCTTGAAGAAACCTTGGACAGGTTGAAAAAGATAACCCGAGGCGGAATGGGAATTACGCTGCCTTCCGTATATGGGGCTATTGCTGCCATGGATGATGCTGATTTTATAGATAAATCACGAACCCTAAATGCCGAATGCAGGGAGTATGTGTACTCAAGTCTAAAACAATTGGGAATAGATTCTTATGTGCCTTCTTCCACTAGTTTCATAATTTTTCCTATTCAAATGGAGGGCAAACCGTTCCTTGAACAAATGACCGAGTTAAAGGTGGGCGTTCGAGCATTTCAATTTATGGATCAAAACTGGTGCCGAGTAAGTATGGGCACCATGGAAGAAATGAAAACTTTTACCAGTGCACTCAATAAAGTGTTGGTATAG
- a CDS encoding CYTH domain-containing protein, giving the protein MEHLEIERKFLVKSDGYKQKAISQNRIVQGFLNTDPDRTVRVRIKGEKGFLTVKGASNASGTTRFEWETEISVSEATNLIDLCESGILEKIRFEVPFGDQIFEVDEFLGENKGLVLAEVELKHEEERFERPEWLGEEVTGRIKYYNSQLSKKPYKVW; this is encoded by the coding sequence ATGGAACATTTGGAAATAGAACGAAAATTTTTAGTAAAGTCGGATGGGTATAAACAGAAAGCTATCTCCCAAAACCGGATTGTACAGGGCTTTTTGAATACGGATCCGGATAGAACTGTTAGGGTTCGAATAAAAGGAGAAAAAGGTTTTTTGACCGTTAAAGGAGCCAGCAACGCATCGGGAACCACCCGTTTTGAATGGGAAACCGAAATCTCTGTATCCGAAGCTACAAATCTAATAGACCTGTGCGAATCTGGGATTTTGGAAAAAATAAGGTTCGAAGTGCCTTTTGGTGATCAAATATTTGAAGTTGACGAGTTTTTGGGCGAGAACAAGGGCCTTGTATTGGCAGAAGTGGAACTTAAGCACGAAGAGGAACGTTTTGAAAGACCGGAATGGTTAGGAGAGGAAGTCACAGGTAGGATCAAGTATTATAATTCACAACTAAGCAAAAAACCGTATAAGGTGTGGTAG
- a CDS encoding helix-turn-helix domain-containing protein — protein sequence MKHEYKDSRLGAILGFTDDIKKEERYFSETSKTIKFLWNRNGSPLTIQIDGLDLELLPNQIITVTYLQHVSYSKAQLPITGILFNREFYCISDHDSEVSCNGILFFGTQDIPVITIGKEQLNKFNLLHDMFIEEFSTPDNIQGDMLQMLLKRLIIMSTRLAKEQLIVKTLGNDQIDTIRRFNFLVDMHYKTKRKVSEYAELLHKSPKTLSNLFSIYNQKSPQQIILDRIALEAKRLINFTDKQNQEIAYELGFNDPAHFSRFFKKMTQMTPSEYRENLLLVA from the coding sequence ATGAAACACGAATACAAAGATTCCAGGTTAGGTGCTATATTAGGGTTTACGGATGATATTAAAAAAGAGGAAAGATATTTTTCCGAAACTTCCAAGACCATAAAATTTTTGTGGAACAGAAATGGCAGTCCCTTGACCATTCAAATTGATGGACTGGACCTGGAACTGTTGCCAAACCAAATTATTACGGTAACCTATCTACAACACGTTTCTTATAGCAAGGCCCAATTGCCTATAACAGGGATTCTTTTTAACCGGGAGTTTTATTGTATTTCTGATCATGATAGCGAGGTTTCCTGTAATGGAATTTTGTTTTTTGGCACTCAGGATATACCGGTAATAACTATTGGCAAAGAACAATTGAACAAGTTCAACCTATTGCACGATATGTTCATCGAAGAATTTTCGACTCCGGACAATATTCAGGGAGATATGCTCCAAATGCTGCTTAAAAGGTTGATAATTATGAGTACGCGATTGGCGAAGGAACAGTTGATCGTAAAAACTTTGGGGAATGACCAAATCGATACCATCAGAAGATTCAATTTTTTGGTGGACATGCATTACAAAACAAAGCGAAAAGTGAGCGAGTATGCCGAACTGTTGCACAAATCTCCCAAAACCCTCTCCAACCTATTCTCGATTTACAACCAAAAGTCGCCCCAACAGATTATTTTGGATAGAATTGCGTTGGAAGCCAAAAGACTTATCAACTTTACCGATAAGCAAAATCAGGAAATAGCGTACGAACTTGGTTTTAACGACCCGGCCCACTTTAGTCGTTTCTTTAAAAAAATGACCCAGATGACCCCTTCCGAATACCGAGAAAACCTGCTTTTGGTAGCCTAA
- a CDS encoding M16 family metallopeptidase, which translates to MKKLLLACFIGLLSFAVGFGQGFQFKADDINIDYKKYTLSNGLTLLVYEDHKAPIAAVNVWYHVGSKNEKPGKSGFAHLFEHLMFNGSENYNTDYFQALESIGGTDLNGTTNNDRTNYFQNVPVSALDQVLFLESDRMGHLLGAIDQAKLDEQRGVVQNEKRQGENQPYGMQWDYLTKAMYPKGHPYSWTVIGEMEDLNAASLEDVQEWFKSYYGAANAVVAVAGDVDAEEVHQKVIKYFGDIPSGPTVERQEINIPNKIFDSRQVYEDRVPETRVLFAWNTPPFGVKEDLHFDLISAILSNGKNSRLYQKFIYKDQSASAAVSFQASSEIASQFITWLNVKQGEDPSKLERELEAEIQRFIEEGPTAEELKRVKADYFANFIKGLERIGGFGGVSDILASNQTYHGDASYYKTTLKYIENATAEDLRKTAQKWLSKGKHILVCNPFPEYDIVQSSVDRSKLPELGAPKSSKFPDLQRAQLSNGLNVVLAQRKGVPTVVINLVADAGYKTDYLASPGTAMLAMNLMDEGTKDKTSLEINEQLQLLGASLNTFSSQDESNVYMSTLKPSLDASLDLFLDVVLNPVFPEKEFERLQKEQINNIKQEKSQPITMALRVMNKYLYGEDHPYSSPYTGTGYEDTVSKLTREDVVDFYNTWFKPNNATLIVTGDVEMGELKSKLEKKLGKWKSGTVPTIAFNAPKTNSKNTLYLMNRPESQQSVILAGHLTEKYGDVSEIALEQMVSILGGDFTSRINMNLREDKHWSYGAGGFVMGSKEARPFIVYAPVQTDKTAESVTEIRKEISEFTSTRPATSEELEKVKTNQVLKLPGQWETNSSVNSSVRNLVRYNLPDDYYQKYDQNVRNLSVDDVRKVSNQVVQPEKVNWFMVGDRAEIITKLDELGFDNIIEIDADGNPIKPAVKPMETDIKN; encoded by the coding sequence ATGAAAAAATTACTTCTAGCCTGTTTTATCGGGCTTTTGTCCTTTGCCGTTGGATTTGGCCAAGGATTTCAATTTAAAGCCGATGACATTAACATCGATTACAAAAAGTACACATTGAGCAATGGTCTTACCCTTTTGGTCTATGAGGACCACAAAGCACCTATTGCGGCGGTCAACGTTTGGTATCATGTTGGGTCGAAGAATGAAAAACCAGGAAAAAGTGGTTTTGCCCATTTATTCGAGCACTTAATGTTCAACGGGAGCGAAAATTACAATACCGACTATTTTCAAGCCTTGGAGAGTATCGGGGGAACCGATCTTAACGGAACAACCAATAACGATCGCACCAACTATTTTCAGAATGTACCTGTATCCGCATTAGATCAAGTACTGTTTTTGGAGTCCGATAGAATGGGCCACTTATTGGGAGCTATTGATCAAGCAAAACTCGACGAGCAGCGAGGAGTGGTACAGAACGAGAAGCGGCAAGGTGAAAACCAGCCTTACGGTATGCAGTGGGATTATTTGACCAAGGCCATGTACCCTAAAGGTCATCCGTATTCTTGGACGGTTATTGGAGAAATGGAAGATTTGAACGCAGCTTCCTTGGAAGATGTGCAGGAATGGTTTAAATCTTACTATGGCGCGGCCAATGCCGTTGTTGCCGTGGCAGGGGATGTGGATGCCGAGGAAGTGCATCAGAAGGTAATCAAGTATTTTGGGGATATCCCTTCAGGACCCACGGTGGAACGACAAGAGATCAATATTCCCAATAAGATTTTTGATTCTCGTCAGGTATACGAGGATCGTGTTCCCGAAACAAGAGTGCTCTTTGCATGGAATACACCGCCATTTGGTGTTAAGGAGGACCTCCATTTTGATTTGATTTCCGCTATTCTTAGCAATGGGAAGAATTCACGATTGTACCAAAAGTTTATCTATAAGGACCAATCTGCAAGTGCAGCAGTGTCTTTCCAAGCCTCCAGCGAAATTGCGAGCCAGTTTATTACTTGGTTAAACGTAAAGCAGGGTGAAGACCCATCCAAATTGGAGAGGGAACTTGAGGCGGAAATCCAGAGATTTATCGAAGAAGGCCCTACCGCAGAAGAACTTAAAAGGGTAAAGGCCGATTACTTTGCCAATTTTATTAAAGGATTGGAACGTATAGGAGGTTTTGGGGGTGTATCGGATATTCTTGCTTCCAACCAAACCTATCATGGAGATGCATCCTATTATAAAACGACCTTAAAATATATTGAGAATGCCACTGCGGAAGATTTAAGAAAAACGGCCCAAAAATGGCTTTCCAAAGGAAAACATATTTTGGTCTGTAACCCATTTCCAGAGTACGATATTGTGCAATCGTCCGTGGACAGAAGTAAATTGCCGGAACTTGGTGCGCCGAAAAGTTCAAAATTTCCAGATCTCCAGCGCGCGCAACTTTCCAATGGACTCAATGTGGTACTTGCACAGCGCAAAGGCGTTCCGACCGTGGTAATCAATTTGGTCGCTGATGCCGGTTACAAAACGGATTATTTGGCCAGTCCAGGAACGGCAATGTTGGCCATGAACTTGATGGATGAAGGAACCAAGGACAAAACTTCTTTGGAAATAAACGAACAGCTTCAGTTGTTGGGGGCTTCCTTGAACACATTTTCCAGTCAGGATGAATCCAATGTTTATATGAGCACCCTTAAACCAAGCTTGGATGCAAGTTTGGACCTGTTTTTGGATGTGGTCCTCAACCCTGTATTTCCAGAGAAGGAATTTGAACGACTTCAAAAAGAACAAATAAACAATATAAAACAAGAAAAATCCCAACCCATAACCATGGCACTTCGTGTAATGAACAAGTACCTTTATGGAGAGGACCACCCATACAGCAGTCCCTATACGGGAACTGGATACGAGGATACCGTTTCAAAATTGACACGGGAAGACGTGGTCGATTTTTACAATACATGGTTTAAGCCCAATAATGCCACCTTGATCGTTACGGGAGATGTAGAGATGGGAGAGCTCAAATCCAAGTTGGAAAAGAAATTGGGCAAATGGAAGAGCGGTACTGTTCCCACAATTGCATTTAATGCGCCAAAAACCAATTCCAAGAATACATTGTATTTAATGAACCGTCCCGAATCCCAACAATCCGTGATCTTGGCCGGTCATCTTACCGAAAAATATGGCGATGTCTCCGAGATCGCTTTGGAGCAAATGGTAAGTATTCTTGGAGGAGATTTTACATCGCGGATCAATATGAATTTAAGGGAGGACAAGCATTGGTCCTACGGCGCCGGAGGATTTGTTATGGGTTCCAAAGAAGCACGGCCGTTTATTGTATATGCTCCGGTTCAAACCGATAAAACGGCAGAGTCCGTTACCGAAATCAGAAAAGAGATCTCTGAGTTTACATCGACCAGACCGGCAACCAGCGAAGAGCTGGAAAAAGTAAAGACCAACCAAGTTTTGAAACTCCCTGGACAGTGGGAAACCAATAGTTCCGTGAACAGCTCGGTAAGAAACTTGGTCAGGTATAATTTACCGGACGATTATTATCAAAAATATGATCAAAACGTGAGAAACCTTTCCGTGGACGATGTTAGAAAGGTGAGCAACCAGGTAGTGCAGCCCGAAAAAGTGAATTGGTTCATGGTTGGTGATAGAGCTGAGATCATTACAAAATTGGATGAACTCGGTTTTGATAACATCATAGAAATAGACGCCGATGGCAACCCCATAAAGCCTGCGGTAAAGCCAATGGAAACCGATATAAAAAACTAA
- a CDS encoding TetR/AcrR family transcriptional regulator, with amino-acid sequence MQRSELHEHIITSAGNLFYSQGYNSTGINEIISKCGIAKATLYSHFKSKEDICKAYLKQRHNAFIARLKNYVEQRNTGRPKLLAIFDLLRDMYLDEDFRGCWGINTLGELSPDQTAILAVIQQQKKELLLYLGEIVGDNISNLSKAETEKISGGIYMLYESAVTESHLFKNDWPIFMARSIAPALFKDTELI; translated from the coding sequence ATGCAGCGAAGCGAATTGCACGAACATATCATAACTTCGGCGGGCAACCTTTTTTATTCGCAAGGTTACAATTCTACCGGCATCAACGAGATCATATCAAAATGTGGCATTGCAAAAGCGACGCTTTACAGTCATTTTAAATCCAAAGAGGATATTTGCAAGGCGTATTTAAAACAACGGCACAACGCTTTTATTGCTCGGTTAAAAAACTATGTTGAGCAAAGGAATACGGGCCGACCAAAGCTGCTGGCCATTTTTGACCTGCTACGCGATATGTATCTGGATGAGGATTTTCGGGGTTGTTGGGGCATTAATACACTTGGAGAACTTTCACCGGACCAAACGGCCATATTGGCCGTAATCCAACAACAAAAAAAAGAGCTGCTATTGTATTTGGGTGAAATTGTTGGCGACAATATCTCCAACTTGTCCAAGGCGGAAACCGAAAAAATCTCGGGAGGCATTTATATGCTATATGAAAGTGCCGTAACGGAGAGCCACCTTTTTAAAAATGATTGGCCCATTTTTATGGCAAGGAGCATTGCCCCAGCGCTTTTTAAGGATACTGAGCTTATCTAA
- a CDS encoding permease, translating to MDIGIQKTIVFLFFIFIGILLKAKFKSKEEITGIKKVILNLALPATIFIALLGVKVELPLLILPLLALGLNVLLFFSMSVILPPLGIGKGTSEYRTAKLLIPSLAPGLSAFPFIVEFLGESYLAKAAMSDLGNKIFVLFFLYLVAMNWHYGQQSSKEKNGGTRLMPLIKAMVSEPVNIFIGAALVLLVFGLTMDSLPFFMSETLKKLSLIMTPLVLLFIGLAVKIKRKQFFQIFSLLCARAGLVLLISGLFVAIIGINAQNEILLTLAFGLSACSFWPYAHIATVDGMEMDKKTKSKTFNSDFGVTILALSFPLSTMLILATLNSGSFFVNPFNIFLMAALFLGVGFTFPLISVINKKKWSEQKTINHKLNPTTEKAA from the coding sequence GTGGATATTGGAATTCAAAAAACCATAGTATTCCTTTTTTTCATCTTTATTGGAATCTTGCTCAAAGCTAAATTTAAATCCAAAGAAGAAATTACTGGAATAAAAAAAGTGATTCTAAACCTTGCACTGCCGGCAACCATATTTATTGCGTTGTTGGGAGTCAAGGTAGAACTGCCGCTTTTAATATTGCCCTTATTGGCCCTTGGCCTTAACGTTTTGCTGTTCTTTTCCATGTCCGTTATTTTACCCCCATTGGGCATTGGCAAAGGAACTTCGGAGTATAGAACAGCTAAGTTACTGATTCCCTCATTGGCACCTGGTTTGTCCGCTTTTCCCTTTATCGTGGAATTTTTGGGAGAATCCTATTTGGCAAAAGCGGCGATGTCCGATCTGGGCAATAAGATTTTTGTGCTCTTTTTTTTATATCTCGTTGCTATGAACTGGCATTATGGCCAACAATCCAGCAAAGAAAAAAATGGCGGAACCCGATTAATGCCCTTGATCAAAGCAATGGTTTCCGAACCGGTCAATATATTTATCGGTGCTGCTTTGGTTTTGCTGGTCTTTGGTCTAACTATGGACTCGCTTCCGTTTTTTATGAGTGAAACACTCAAAAAACTCAGTTTGATCATGACTCCTTTGGTATTATTGTTTATAGGTTTGGCGGTAAAGATCAAGAGAAAACAGTTTTTTCAAATATTTTCCTTATTGTGCGCCCGGGCAGGATTGGTATTGTTGATTTCTGGACTTTTTGTGGCCATAATAGGGATTAACGCGCAAAACGAAATCTTGTTAACATTGGCCTTTGGTCTTAGTGCCTGTAGTTTTTGGCCCTATGCCCATATTGCAACTGTCGATGGAATGGAGATGGATAAAAAAACAAAAAGCAAAACTTTCAATAGTGATTTTGGGGTAACCATTCTAGCTCTTTCGTTCCCACTTTCCACCATGTTGATTCTTGCAACATTGAACAGTGGATCCTTCTTTGTAAATCCGTTTAATATATTTTTGATGGCCGCTTTATTTTTAGGCGTTGGATTCACTTTTCCTTTGATCAGTGTAATCAACAAAAAAAAGTGGTCAGAGCAAAAAACTATCAACCATAAACTAAATCCAACAACAGAAAAAGCTGCTTAA
- a CDS encoding carboxymuconolactone decarboxylase family protein, with amino-acid sequence MSTINVPKREEVSTANQAIFDNLEKAVGFVPNLFATYAHSENALGNYLALSNAKTSLKAKEKEVVNLAVSQVNNCIYCLSAHTAIGKMNGFTDEQILELRAGKASFDEKLDALARLAKNITENRGATDAQVVDNFFAAGWTKENLIDTIVLVGDKTISNYIHSTTKVPVDFPEAQPLETVGA; translated from the coding sequence ATGAGCACAATCAATGTACCTAAAAGAGAAGAAGTAAGTACGGCCAATCAGGCCATTTTTGACAACTTGGAGAAAGCAGTAGGCTTTGTTCCGAACCTTTTCGCGACCTATGCCCACTCAGAAAATGCTTTGGGCAATTATTTAGCACTTTCCAATGCGAAGACCTCTTTGAAGGCCAAAGAGAAAGAAGTGGTGAATTTGGCAGTTAGTCAAGTAAACAATTGTATTTACTGTTTGTCCGCTCACACTGCCATTGGTAAAATGAACGGCTTTACCGACGAGCAAATCCTTGAATTAAGAGCGGGTAAGGCATCTTTTGATGAAAAATTGGACGCTTTGGCACGTTTGGCCAAAAATATTACCGAGAACAGAGGTGCTACAGATGCCCAAGTAGTGGATAATTTCTTTGCGGCCGGATGGACCAAAGAAAACTTGATCGACACTATTGTGTTGGTAGGCGACAAAACCATATCCAACTATATACACAGTACAACTAAAGTACCTGTAGATTTCCCTGAGGCCCAGCCTTTGGAGACGGTAGGCGCATAA
- the dinB gene encoding DNA polymerase IV, whose protein sequence is MDFNFPLRKIIHVDMDAFYASVEQHDNPDLKGKPIAVGGGSKRGVVSAASYEARKFGVRSAMAGAIARRNCPNLIFVKPRFDRYKEVSMQIRSIFFEYTDLVEPLSLDEAYLDVTENKKGNPSATLIAKEIRQKILDKTGLTASAGISINKFIAKVASDYNKPNGQKTVNPEEVIEFLENLDIRKFYGVGKVTAEKMYRLGIFTGSDLKSKSLEFLEQHFGKSGQHYFNVVRGIHLSSVKPHRIPKSMGAERTFFENLSSEIFMLEKLENIAAELERRLQKSKIAGKTVTLKIKYSDFTLQTRSKTLPYYIGSKDLILDTAKELLYQSPLENSVRLLGISLANLNTEKEKQSTEKESVLVQLKFDF, encoded by the coding sequence ATGGACTTTAATTTTCCCCTAAGAAAAATAATTCATGTGGATATGGATGCATTTTATGCTTCCGTTGAACAGCATGATAACCCTGACCTCAAGGGGAAGCCTATTGCCGTGGGCGGAGGGTCCAAACGAGGAGTAGTTTCCGCTGCAAGCTACGAAGCCCGTAAATTTGGGGTGCGTAGTGCCATGGCCGGTGCCATTGCCCGCAGAAATTGCCCCAACCTCATTTTTGTAAAGCCCCGTTTTGATCGCTACAAGGAAGTTTCCATGCAGATCCGCAGTATTTTTTTTGAATATACCGACTTAGTGGAACCCCTGTCGCTGGACGAGGCCTATCTGGACGTAACAGAGAACAAAAAGGGAAATCCCTCTGCCACTTTGATTGCCAAAGAAATACGCCAAAAAATTCTTGACAAAACTGGTTTAACAGCATCGGCCGGAATATCCATAAACAAATTTATCGCCAAAGTGGCAAGCGATTACAACAAACCCAATGGACAAAAAACAGTGAATCCGGAGGAAGTAATCGAATTCTTGGAAAACTTGGATATTCGTAAATTCTATGGAGTGGGCAAAGTTACCGCCGAAAAAATGTACCGCCTTGGCATTTTTACTGGATCGGACCTAAAATCAAAATCGTTGGAGTTTTTAGAGCAGCACTTCGGAAAAAGTGGCCAACATTATTTTAATGTAGTTCGCGGCATTCATTTGAGCTCGGTTAAGCCTCATCGTATCCCTAAATCGATGGGAGCGGAACGTACTTTTTTTGAAAATTTAAGCAGTGAGATTTTTATGCTGGAAAAATTAGAGAATATTGCCGCTGAGCTGGAAAGAAGGCTACAAAAATCCAAAATAGCCGGAAAAACAGTTACTTTAAAAATCAAGTACAGCGACTTTACCCTGCAAACACGCAGCAAAACACTGCCCTACTATATTGGCAGCAAGGATTTGATCCTAGATACCGCCAAGGAACTTTTGTACCAGTCTCCTTTGGAAAACTCCGTTCGGTTACTGGGTATTTCACTCGCCAACCTCAACACGGAAAAAGAAAAACAAAGCACGGAAAAAGAATCCGTGCTTGTTCAACTCAAATTTGATTTTTAA